The Hyalangium gracile genome window below encodes:
- a CDS encoding TIGR02996 domain-containing protein, whose protein sequence is MRPDPALLEAVLDNPGEPAPRLALADWFERHGAGPRAELIRSEMALRTRLNPAKRRALTKRVRTLMAELSKSWAADFVGLKDAVPTIHRGVTEKLVISEKGLAEHGEAIFSREPVLRLHLDVQDGKALAQAAAQPWFERVRWLKVRQKGDAAARALAAAPHARRLHSLMLRDVTVKALPELLVSQSLGGLRALSLTGNGTLSTEDLEVFSQGRLQLERLFMPGFLEPDENIGPLVEAEWLSSLKVLALNRNMLVDEDAQLLARSKVLQGLEWLELAGNEISAEGALVFKSAKVMPRLERLDLRDMWYDREELAPLRKRFGRGLLA, encoded by the coding sequence ATGAGGCCCGATCCTGCGCTGCTCGAGGCCGTCCTCGACAACCCGGGCGAGCCCGCGCCTCGCCTGGCCCTCGCCGACTGGTTCGAGCGGCACGGGGCGGGGCCTCGCGCCGAGCTCATCCGCTCGGAGATGGCGCTGCGCACGCGGCTGAATCCGGCGAAGCGGCGGGCGCTCACGAAGCGGGTGCGGACGTTGATGGCGGAGCTCTCGAAGTCGTGGGCGGCGGACTTCGTGGGGCTGAAGGACGCGGTGCCGACCATCCATCGAGGCGTCACCGAGAAGCTGGTGATCTCCGAGAAGGGCCTCGCCGAGCACGGAGAGGCGATCTTCTCCCGCGAGCCGGTGCTCCGGCTGCACCTCGATGTCCAGGACGGCAAGGCTCTGGCCCAGGCGGCCGCGCAGCCCTGGTTCGAGCGGGTCCGCTGGCTGAAGGTGAGACAGAAGGGGGACGCGGCGGCGCGAGCGCTGGCGGCGGCTCCCCATGCGCGACGTCTGCACTCGCTGATGCTTCGGGATGTGACCGTGAAGGCGCTCCCGGAGCTGCTGGTGAGCCAGAGTCTGGGAGGCCTGCGGGCGCTCAGCCTGACGGGCAATGGGACCCTGAGCACCGAGGACCTCGAGGTGTTCTCCCAGGGGCGGCTCCAGCTCGAGCGGCTCTTCATGCCTGGATTCCTGGAGCCCGATGAGAACATCGGTCCGCTGGTGGAGGCGGAGTGGTTGAGCTCGCTGAAGGTGCTCGCCCTGAACCGGAACATGCTGGTGGACGAGGACGCCCAGCTGCTGGCCAGGAGCAAGGTGCTGCAGGGGCTGGAGTGGCTCGAGCTGGCCGGCAATGAGATCTCGGCCGAGGGCGCGCTCGTGTTCAAGTCAGCGAAGGTGATGCCCCGGCTCGAGCGGCTCGATCTGCGCGACATGTGGTACGACCGGGAGGAGCTGGCGCCGCTGCGCAAGCGGTTCGGGCGGGGCCTGCTGGCCTGA
- a CDS encoding GlxA family transcriptional regulator, with the protein MARKKEARVPAPAEVVIVALPRTVASTVTGPADIFSLSGVLWPMIHGRPAAPAFRVRIASLDGAPVTCLNGTRIMPDCAVAEVAAADLVVLSAADVATVPRAAAVLTPWLRRLHAAGATLASVCTGAFALAASGLLDGLRATTHWGFAEAFRAAHPHVHLTVEKLIVDEGRLVTGGGVHSYFDLCTFLVERFQGHAVATETARSLLLDMGRRSQMPYAALTPTSRHGDKAIAAVQELLEKNFQDPPDVEGVARACAMSPRTLARRFKRATGDTVHGYVQRVRIERAKELLVTTPEPVEQVALTVGYGDVTAFRKVFRSLAKVTPSDYRKTFSAAG; encoded by the coding sequence ATGGCGAGGAAGAAGGAAGCGCGCGTTCCAGCCCCGGCCGAGGTGGTCATCGTCGCCCTGCCACGAACGGTGGCCTCCACCGTGACTGGGCCCGCGGACATCTTCTCTCTGTCGGGCGTCTTGTGGCCCATGATCCATGGCCGCCCGGCCGCCCCGGCGTTCCGGGTGCGCATCGCGAGCCTCGATGGTGCGCCCGTCACCTGCCTCAACGGCACGCGGATCATGCCTGACTGCGCCGTGGCAGAGGTGGCGGCCGCCGATCTCGTCGTGCTCTCGGCGGCCGATGTGGCCACCGTGCCGCGGGCGGCGGCGGTTCTCACGCCGTGGCTGCGGCGGCTCCACGCGGCGGGCGCCACCCTGGCGAGCGTGTGCACCGGTGCCTTCGCGCTCGCGGCGAGCGGCCTGCTCGACGGCCTGCGAGCCACCACCCACTGGGGCTTCGCCGAGGCCTTCCGCGCCGCCCATCCCCACGTCCACCTCACTGTCGAGAAGCTGATCGTGGATGAAGGGCGCCTCGTCACGGGCGGCGGCGTCCACTCCTACTTCGATCTCTGCACGTTCCTGGTGGAGCGCTTCCAGGGCCACGCCGTGGCGACCGAGACGGCGCGCTCGCTCCTGCTCGACATGGGCCGGCGCTCGCAGATGCCGTACGCCGCCCTGACGCCCACCTCTCGCCACGGGGACAAGGCCATCGCGGCCGTGCAGGAGCTGCTGGAGAAGAACTTCCAGGATCCGCCCGATGTCGAAGGCGTGGCCAGGGCCTGCGCGATGAGCCCGAGGACGCTCGCGCGCCGCTTCAAGCGAGCCACCGGCGACACCGTCCACGGCTACGTGCAGCGCGTACGCATCGAGCGCGCCAAGGAGCTGCTGGTCACCACCCCCGAGCCCGTGGAGCAGGTGGCCCTGACGGTCGGATACGGGGACGTGACGGCCTTCCGCAAGGTCTTCCGGAGTCTGGCCAAGGTCACCCCTTCCGATTACCGGAAGACGTTCTCGGCCGCCGGGTAG